A window of Bacteroidia bacterium contains these coding sequences:
- a CDS encoding AAA family ATPase: MELEQKYAAIKIHFVSGEYNDNQRIEQKVTKILCNNYQYHETSYFEKVNHSIDLERLIRKLYQKYHEKVVILVDEYDKPIIDCVANTEKAKPHLNILKNLHSVTKVCDKYLQFALLAGVT; this comes from the coding sequence ATGGAACTGGAACAAAAATATGCTGCCATTAAAATTCATTTTGTCAGTGGAGAGTATAACGATAACCAAAGAATAGAGCAAAAAGTTACTAAAATCTTGTGTAATAATTATCAGTATCATGAAACTTCTTATTTTGAAAAAGTAAATCATTCTATAGACCTTGAACGCCTAATTCGAAAATTATACCAAAAATATCATGAAAAAGTAGTTATTTTAGTAGATGAGTACGACAAACCAATAATAGATTGTGTTGCCAACACAGAAAAAGCCAAACCACACCTAAATATCCTAAAAAACCTGCATAGTGTTACTAAAGTCTGCGACAAATACTTACAGTTTGCTTTGCTCGCGGGCGTAACATGA